One part of the Odontesthes bonariensis isolate fOdoBon6 chromosome 15, fOdoBon6.hap1, whole genome shotgun sequence genome encodes these proteins:
- the ptgfr gene encoding prostaglandin F2-alpha receptor, with translation MSANGSSDTGCRPEIRTTNNTCCHKELSVTASVISMTAGILSNSVALFILVKSYNRIRIKSNPTFLLFASSLVITDLLGHLMNGSLVLYVYRSQKKWETFDPHGIVCSVFGACMVFYGLSPLFLGSAMAVERCIGVTRPIFHSTALASHHSKRLLVLTWLVAALVALMPVLLQRPYEVQSSRSWCFFHMEEPKDWLDVMLPLLFSVMGLLALLLSIVCNALASCALLQGRLRRKQSCRGTSYHIEMICQLLAIMLVSCVCWGPLLIQVLILITRAKGESTCFGLLTMVRMATWNQILDPWVYILLRKAVLRKIFMLFHSCWGSRRHNLHRWQCSVLGSSVETSKSDCRCLGKLPPPDTAIKSIT, from the exons ATGTCAGCCAATGGGAGCTCAGATACAGGCTGCAGACCAGAGATCAGAACCACCAACAACACCTGCTGTCACAAAGAACTGTCTGTCACAGCGTCTGTCATCTCCATGACTGCAGGCATCCTCTCCAACAGTGTCGCTCTCTTTATTCTGGTCAAATCCTACAACCGCATCCGCATCAAGTCCAATCCGACCTTCCTGCTGTTTGCCAGCAGCTTGGTGATCACAGACCTGCTGGGTCACCTAATGAATGGCTCCTTGGTGCTTTACGTCTACCGCTCCCAAAAGAAGTGGGAGACTTTTGATCCCCACGGCATTGTCTGCAGCGTCTTTGGGGCATGTATGGTGTTCTATGGCCTGAGCCCCTTATTCCTGGGAAGTGCCATGGCCGTGGAGCGCTGTATTGGAGTCACCAGGCCCATTTTCCACTCCACAGCGCTGGCTTCCCATCACAGTAAAAGGCTGCTGGTGCTCACCTGGCTAGTTGCTGCCCTGGTGGCTTTGATGcctgtgctgctgcagaggcCCTACGAGGTTCAGAGCTCGAGGAGCTGGTGCTTCTTCCATATGGAGGAGCCCAAAGACTGGTTGGATGTGATGCTGCCTCTGCTTTTCTCTGTGATGGGGCTACTGGCGCTGCTGCTCTCCATTGTATGCAATGCACTTGCAAGTTGTGCTTTGCTGCAGGGCAGACTGCGCCGCAAGCAAAGCTGCAGAGGCACCTCCTACCACATAGAGATGATCTGCCAGCTCCTGGCTATCATGTTGGTGTCCTGCGTGTGTTGGGGCCCATTGCTG ATCCAAGTACTCATTTTGATTACCAGAGCCAAAGGTGAGTCTACGTGTTTCGGTCTGCTGACGATGGTACGCATGGCCACATGGAACCAGATCCTGGACCCCTGGGTCTACATCCTGCTGAGGAAGGCTGTTTTGAGGAAAATCTTTATGTTGTTTCACAGCTGCTGGGGCTCAAGGCGCCATAACCTACACCGCTGGCAGTGCAGTGTGCTCGGCAGCTCAGTGGAGACCAGCAAATCTGACTGCCGCTGCCTTGGTAAACTACCCCCACCAGACACTGCCATCAAATCCATTACCTGA
- the btf3l4 gene encoding transcription factor BTF3 homolog 4 has translation MNQEKLAKLQAQVRIGGKGSARRKRKVVHRTATADDKKLQISLKKLAVNNIAGIEEVNMIKDDGSVIHFNNPKVQASLSANTFAVTGHAETKQLTEMLPGILSQLGADSLSSLRKLAEHFPRQALDSNPPKPEDIEEEDDDDVPDLVENFDEASKNEAN, from the exons ATGAATCAGGAAAAACTGGCAAAACTTCAAGCCCAGGTGCGGATAGGAGGAAAG GGCTCAGCGCGCAGGAAGAGGAAGGTGGTGCACAGAACTGCAACAGCCGACGACAAAAAGCTTCAGATTTCACTGAAGAAGTTAGCCGTCAACAACATAGCTGGAATCGAGGAG GTCAACATGATCAAGGATGACGGCAGTGTGATTCACTTTAACAACCCCAAAGTCCAGGCCTCCCTGTCCGCCAACACCTTCGCCGTTACGGGTCACGCCGAGACTAAGCAGCTCACGGAGATGCTCCCTGGCATCCTCAGCCAGCTGGGAGCAGACAGCCTCAGCAGCCTGCGCAAGCTGGCTGAGCACTTCCCTCGGCAAG CTCTGGACAGCAATCCTCCGAAACCAGAAGATATCGAGgaagaggatgatgatgatgttccAG ATCTGGTGGAGAACTTCGATGAGGCCTCAAAGAACGAGGCGAACTGA